Part of the Georgenia sp. TF02-10 genome, GTCCCGGAGCCCGGTGACAGCGGCAACACACCGTCGTTGCGCAGGACGACCGTGCCGGCGGCCGCTGCTTCGCGGGCGAGCGCGTGGTGCGCGTCGATCTCCTCCCGGCTGAGCGGGATGCCGCGCTCGGTCGACGCGGCCCGGGCGAGCAGCTCCAGGACACGCCGGACCGACCTGTCCAGGACGGACTGCTCCAGCCGACCCGAGCGCACGGCGTGGGCCAAGGCGCTCACCTCCCGACCCGGCGTGAAGTCCATCTCGAGGTCCGTGCCGGCCGCGACCGCAGCCACTCGGTCGTGCACCGCGCCCCAGTCGGAGATCACTGTGCCGGCATAGCCGTACTCCTCGCGCAGCACAGTGGTGAGCAACCACGCGTCCTGGGCCGCGAAGACGCCGTTGACCCGGTTGTAGGAGTTCATGATCGTCCAAGGTTCGGCGTCGCGGACGACCCGCTCGGTCACCGCCCCGTAGATCTCGCGGAAGGTGCGCTCGTCCACCTCGACGGACACCCAGTGGCGGAAGGTCTCCTGGTTGTTCAGCGCGAACGGCTTGAGTGACGCGCCGACGCCCTGGCTCTGCACGCCGCGGATGTATGCCACGGCGAGCTCGCCGGTGAGCCGGGGATCCTCGGAGAAATTCTCGAAGTTGCGGCCGTTGAGCGGCGTGCGCTTCATCGTCAGGCCGGGCCCGAGGAGCACCGCGACGTCTTGGGCGGAGGCCTCACGCCCGAGCGCGGCACCAACCCGGTGCACGAGGTCACGGTCCCAGGTCGCTCCCAGGCACGACTGGGTCGGGAAGCACGTGGCCGGCAGGGAGACCAGCGGCGCCGTCTCTCGGCGAATGCCGTGGGGACCGTCCGCGAACCAGATCGATGTGATGCCGAGCCGTTCGACCGGCGTGCTCTCCCACGGCGCGGAGCCAGAGAGCAAGGCAGCCTTCTCCTCAATGGTGAGTTCGTCGATCAGGCGGTCGACGTCGGACGGGCTCATCTGCGGACCTTTCCGGTGTGGGATGATTGGCTGTGTCGGGGTTGTCGTCCGGGCCCGCGTGGACGAGGACCTTTACCACGCCGGCGAGCGGGTCTTCCAGCAGCTCGAAGGCATGGTTCGTGCGGGCCAACGGCACGGTGTGGGTGATCAGCGGCTCGGCATCGACCTGCCGGTCCGCCAGCAGGCCAACAGCGGGGACGACGTCGTCGTCCCACATATGCGCCGCGCTGCCCCGGACGGTCTTCTCACGAAGGACGACGTCGAGGACGTCGATCGGGTCGGCCGCCGGTGTGACACCAAGGGCGACCGTGACCCCTCCCGGCGCCAGCAGGGCCACGGCTTCGGCGGCGGATCCGGCTTGCCCGGCGCACTCCAGGACGACATCCGGGGCGCCGCCCAGGGCGCTCTCGGCCAGGCTCGCGCGCTCGTCGACACCGTCGGCCCAGACGGCTAGCGCTCCCCACGCCTCGGCGAGCCGACGGCGGTGCTCGCTCGGCTCGATGACCGTGACGGCGCCGGCCCCTGTCGCGAGAGCCACCTGGGCGCAGAGCAGCCCGACGGTCCCGCCGCCGAGGACGGCGATCCGATCTCGATCTCCGAGACCTGAGGCGCGCACCGCGCGTACCGCGACCGCT contains:
- a CDS encoding zinc-binding dehydrogenase, giving the protein MSSVMNAAVWHGTRDVRLTVLPVPEPSPGQALVRVHWVGLCGSDLEEYLEGPVVARAPRVLGHEIAGVVDRAAADGSGPPTGTRVVVDVVTGCGRCQWCNRHQEGLCPNLVVTGQHVDGGLAEFVLARADRLVPVPDGMDLRHAALAEPLAVAVRAVRASGLGDRDRIAVLGGGTVGLLCAQVALATGAGAVTVIEPSEHRRRLAEAWGALAVWADGVDERASLAESALGGAPDVVLECAGQAGSAAEAVALLAPGGVTVALGVTPAADPIDVLDVVLREKTVRGSAAHMWDDDVVPAVGLLADRQVDAEPLITHTVPLARTNHAFELLEDPLAGVVKVLVHAGPDDNPDTANHPTPERSADEPVRRRPPDRRTHH